CCGACGGTCAGCCGGCGGTCGAGGAGGCGAACGGCTTCTTCCGCGAGGACTCGCGCAGCTGGTGGGGCGATGAGATCGATGGCTACTCCGTCTCCGCCGGTGGCGCGGCTACCCACCTGACTGCCGACCGCAATGTCTTCACCGAGTTCGGCGGAGCGGTTACGGCCATGAACGTCGACAACACGGAGCTGCTCGAATACCTGAACCAGCTCTACCCCGATGACGACCTGGAGGACGCCATCGAAGCCGGCATGGAGCGCGTGATCGAGCGCGGCGGCCAGGGCCTCGAGCTCGAGGACAAGAAGCAGCAGATCGAGATCCTGGTGGACTGGGCGGTCGGCAACGACCTGCAGGATGAGGACAACGACCTCGAGCTCTACGACGCCCGCCAGGAGATGGGCGATCCCATGCACTCCCGTCCGCTGGTGGTGACCTATGCCGACGGTGATGTGGAGCCCGAAGCGGTGGTGTTCGTCGGCACCAACGAGGGCTTCCTCCATGCGCTCAAGGGCGAGACCGGGGAGGAGATCTCCTCCTTCATGCCCTTCGAGCTGCTGCCCAAGCTACCGGATTGGTTCGCCAACGCGGAAACTGCCGACCGCACCTACGGTGTCGACGGCCCGATCACCGCCTGGGTGCGCGATGGCGGCGACGGCGAGATCAACCCTGGCGATCAGGTGATCTTGTACTTCGGCCTGCGTCGCGGCGGTAACTACTACTACGCCCTCGATTACACCGACCCGGTGGCGCCGAGGCTGCTGTGGAAGCTCTCCGGCACCTCCCCTGGGATGGCACAGCTCGGTCAGAGCTGGTCGCCCTTCGTGCGCACGAAGGTGGAGACGGGCAGCTTCGGCAACTCGCTGGTGCAGGACGTGCTGATCTTCGGCGGCGGCTACGACGAGCGTCATGACAACTACTCCGCCTGGTCTGCCGACAGCGAAGGCAATGCGATCTACATGATCAACGCCTTCACGGGGGAGCTCGTGTGGTCCGGCAGTGCCGCGAACACGCAGGACACCACCAAGGAAACCTACTTTGCGGACATGAACAACGCCATCACGGGCACGATCCGCACCTTGGACCTCGACAACGACGGCCTCGTCGACCGCATGTACGCCGCGGATCTCGGCGGGCGCGTGTGGCGCCTCGATGTGCACAACCCGCGCGAGGAGGGCGATGAGTTCAAGGTGACCGGTGGCGTGATGGCGTCCGTCGGTGGCGTCGAGTCGGCCCAGCCCTTCGACAACCGTCGCTTCTACTACGCGCCCGACCTCGCCCTGGGCGCCGCCAACGGCAGCAACTTCTTCAACCTGACCATCGCCTCAGGCTACCGCGCGCATCCGAAGGACGGCACCATCAAGGACTACTTCTACGTCCTGCGCGACTACTACCCCTTCCTCGAACTCGGCAACTCGGACGACCCGGCGGCGGAGTACGTGTCGCGCTACGGCTTCACCCACGACACGCTGTCAGAGATCTCCGTGCTGCAGAATGATCCGAACGCGCTCGTGTCCGGCTTCAAGCTGCCGTTGGTCACCGCGGCCGGTGAGAAGGTGCTGGCGCAGACGCGCATCTTCCAGAACAACGCCCTGTTCACCAGCTACCTGCCGCAGAACGAGTTGACCCGCGGTTGCTTCGCGGCGCTCGGCTCCGGGCAGCTCTACAGCGTGGACCTCTCCACCGGCGGCGTGAACGTCGACGCCCTCGATCGCCCGGGTATCCCACCGGAGGTCGTCTACATCTTCACCGAAGACGACGCCACCGGCATCGAACCGGAGACCTGCTTCGGCAAGCTCTGCACCGACCCTGGCGGCGAGGAGCAAGAGGAAGGCGGCGACGGTGAGGGCGAGGAAGACGACGAGGACGACGAAGACGATGAGCCCGGCCGTGACATCGGCTGTGTGGTCGGCCCCGAGAGCTGCGAAGGCGGTGACCGGGAAGCCCCCGTACGCACCTGGTGGGTGCAGATGAATACGGATGAAGACTCGTGAGCACCGCGATGATTCACCCTTCGACCTTCAGGAGAGTATCCACGATGCGACCCCACGGTAACCCGCGTTCCCTGGCTACCCTCGTCGCGGCAGCGGCGATCGCGATCCCGGCCCTGTCCACGACCGTGTCGGCGGCCGACGTGACGAATTACCTCAAGAAGATGGACCGCAACGGCGATGAGCTCATCACCCGGGACGAGCTCGCCGGCGCCCCCGCGCTCGCGCGCCACTTCTCCTCTGCGGATGAGAACGGCGACGGTGCCCTCAACGCGGAAGAGTTCGAGCAACTGCTGCGTCGACCGACCCAGGAAGTGCCGACGCCCCAGTAGCGTGCGTGCTCCCGAGGGAGCACCGGTGGCGAAAAGCTGGTAGATGTAGGGGCGTGACCACGCGTGCGGGCAGGCCATTGCCCGCACCGACTGACTGGCCAGGGAGGGAGCCGTCGTCGCCCGCAGCCACCGCCACTGCCCCGAGGCGCGCCGATGACCCGTTTGCGTCGCGCCCTGGTCATGCTGATCCTCGGCGCCTCCGGCGGCGCCATCTTCCTCCTGCCGTTCCTGCGCGAGGTGTTCTACCAGCCCCTCGCCGACGCCCTCGCCCTCGACAACACCGAGTCCGGCATGCTCATGAGCGTGTTCGGCGTCACCTCCATGCTCGCCTACCTGCCCGGCGGCTGGCTGGCCGACCGCTGGTCCCCGCGCTGGCTCATGAGTGCGGGCCTGGTGATCACCGGGGGCTTGGGCCTCTGGCTCGCCACCTACCCGTCCTACGCCGTGTGCCTGGCGATCCACGGCGCCTGGGGCGTGAGCATCGTGTTGCTGTTCTGGGCCTCTATGATGCGCATGACGCGCGGCTGGGCCGGTGAGGACGAGCAGGGGCGTGCCTTCGGTTGGCTCGAGAGCACCCGTGGGGTGAGCGAGATCGCCCTGAACTCGTCGGCGCTCGCGCTGTTCTGGGTGCTGGGAAGCTCGGCCGGATCCCTGGCCGGAGCGATCACCCTGCTTTCCACGGTGGTGGTGTTGCTCGGCATCGCCTGTGCCGTGTGCCTGGACGATGCGGCGGCCGGGCGGGCCGGGGTGGACGCGATCGGCCTTAAGGAATTCCTGGTGGTGTGGCGCATGCCCACCGTGTGGCTCATCGCCGTGGTGGTGCTGACCGCCTACTCCGCCTATTGGGCATCGTTCTACTTCACACCGTATGCAGGCGATGTATTCGCCCTGTCCGTGGGCGCCGCGGGGGCGATCAGCGTGGGGCGTCAGTGGTTGAAGCCCCTGTCCGCAGCGCTGGCGGGGATGGCGGCAGACCGCTTCGGCGTCGCCCGCACCACGACGGCGCTCTTCATCGTGCTCACCGTGAGCTTCGGAATCTTCGTGGTGATGCCCACGGGCGGCGGGATGCTGGGCTTCGTGCTGGTGAACATCGCCCTGGCTGCCATCGCCATCTTCGGATTACGGGGGATCTACTTCGCCCTGATGGAGGTGGGCGGCGTGCCCCAAGCGCTCACGGGCACGGCTGTGGGCGTGATCTCCGTGGTGGGCTACACGCCCGATATCACGATGCCGCTGATCGGCGGGTGGCTATTGGATCGCTATCCGGACGGCTTAGGCTATCGCTACTACTATGCGTTGACGGCAGTGCTGACCGCGATAGGGGCGTTCGCGGCCTGGCGCCTCGGTGCCTGGGCCCGCAAGCCTCAGGCCCTGGCCGAGAACACGCGGTAGTCGTCGCCGCCGAACATCACCTCGAGATCCAGGCGAATCACCACCTCACCCGTTGGCAAACGGCCGAGGTTGGTCATGCAGGTGGCGTCCCAGCGCTCGCCGACCGTGGGGAGGTGCTGGTCGTCCGCCTGCTCGAGGGCCGTAACCCCTACCACGCCGTCGGTGAGGATGGCGAGCAGCTGCGCATCATCCGGGCTGCCCTCAGCGTCGTCGTCCTCATCCGGGCTCAGGGCGTTGCACTCTAGGACCACGATGCGGCTGCCTTCGTGCGCCTCCATCGGCCCATGGCCCAGCTTCTGAGAGAAGTCGATCACGGCGATGGAGCGCGAGCGCACGTCGATCATGCCCAGCACCTCGGGCGGTGCCTGGGGCAGGCTCAGGAGCGGCGTACGATCGAAGATCTCCCGCACCTGAAGGACCGGGATGGCCAGCAACATGTCGGCAACCCGGAACACGAGTTGCTCGTGGGCCTGATCCTCGACGACTTCTTCGGTGGTTTCGACAGCATCGAACATGGGTCGGGGCCTCCTGCGCAGGGCCGGGCAGCAGCGTTCGTTAGACGTACCTGCGCACGATGCCAAGACCCGCCCGCGAGGGGACTGGCCTGACTCACAGTTTTGGCCTGCCAGCGCAGGGAAGCCGCGCTATTTGGCCCGCCACTCCCCGCTAGACGTGCGGTAGTACCACCCGCCGCTCGCCCGGGCCACCCAGCGATCGGCGAAGGTGCGTCGGATGCCGTCCTCCCACTCCGGGTGGCCGTTGGCCTTGGCGATGGCGGCGTATAGGCGGTTACGGTCGCCGTTCTCCGCCGTCACCAGCTGGGAAAGTTTGCTGCGCTGGCTGAGGGGTACGGCGTTGCGGTCGCGGATGTCGATCAGGGCGTCGCTGGTGAGGCCGACGGCGCCCGCATCGAAGAGCGGTTTCAGATCGCGGAAGCGCTTGTTCATCGAGTCGGTGAGGGCGCGTACCTCGGGGGTGTTGATGTCGAGGTCCGCCGCGGACACCTGGGCGTTGGCGGCGGGGACGACGAGGTCCAGTAGCCCGATCGCCGCGCGCTGGGCCTCGATCGCGGTTCGCTCGCGCCAGGCGGCGAGGATCGTCTGGTCGGCACCTTGGGGCGCCAGGTAGGTCTGGTCGTTGCCAGCGCCGGCCTCAGGGCCCCACACCTCTTCGATGATGCGATCGGCGGCACGCTCGGCGGCGGCCTCCGGGAAGTACACGTTGATGGTGACGCAGGCGACCACGAAGGCGCTGAGCAGGGCGCCGAACGCCAGCGTGGCGGCGCGGGAACGAGAGAGCATGGCAATTCTCCTGGCAGGCTCGCGAGGCGAGCGGGCAATGGGGCCATTCTAGTCAAAACTGATCTCCCCATCGGGCTCGGTGATGCTGCGCAGTTGGGCGAGGAACTGAGGCCAGTCGACGCGCTCCGCATGCCCCACCACCTTCAATCGCGGCAACCCGCGACCGCGCAGGATCAGGTATCCCGGTAGACCCGTGTCGTCCGTGACCGGTTCCAGGCCCGTCATGCGGCACACGCCGTCCTGCAGGCGGCAGCCCAGGCGCAGCTCGTCGTAGCCGAAGTCCTCGAAGAAGCGCAGGAAGGTGGAGGACAGGGCGGCGCTGGCGCCACCGAGGCTCGCGATGTTGTCGACGGCGCGCTGGCTGATGCGGTGGCGGCTGCGATCGCCGGGGCTCGTGAACAGGGCGCCGTCGAAGCGCAACGGCGACCAGTTGAGCAGCACCGTGTCCTTGAGGTAGCCGTCGACTCGGCCGTTCATGGCGCCGAAGGAGAAGGTGCTGCTCAGCTCCTCGAGATCGAGCTGGCGCCACTCGATGTCGGCGCGGGCGATGGCGCGGTTGCCGAAGGGCTCGCGCACGCGCAGGCCGTTGATGGCGATGAGACCGCTGAACACCTCGGCCTCCAGCGTGCCGGCGATGGCGATGTCCCCGTTCTCGTAGGACACGCTCGGGATACGCCCCGACAGGGTGCCCGCCAGGGGAGGCCAACCTAGGGCATTCGATAGGGCGCGCATGCCGATAGCGGTGAGGCTGGCGTCGAGACCGATCGTCGGCGGCGCATCCGTGCCCGCGCTCGGCGGCGTGAAGTCCAGGCGTTCCAGGTGGAGCTGACCGTCTAGGACGGGCACGTCGATAGGCGCGGCGAGGCGCCAGCCGGGGCCCGCCTCGCGCTCGTCGAAGTCGGCCCGTTGGGCGCCGAAGGGGATGCCGTAGACGAAGCCGCCGTCGAAGGCGAGCCAGCGCGGTTGCTGGCGACCCTCCGCTAAGAGATCGACTTCGCCGCTCAGGCCGTAGATGGCGAGGCGCCCGTCGCGGTCTTCTGCGTGCAGGTCGTCGAGGGCCACGTGGGCTTCGTGCAGCTGGTCGTCGACGATGCGTGCGGTGCCACGGAGGGCGCCGGTGGTCTCGAGGTCATCGAGATCGGTGCCGGCGAGGTAGGGCTGCAGGAGCACCGTGTAGGCGGCGGGTAGGCGCATCGGGTCGAAGGTGACGGGGAGGTCGAGGATGCGCCAGCGTCCCAGGTCGTCGTCGTTGGCGAGAGTGATGGGGCCGGTGCTTTCGCCCTCGATGACGTCGATCAGTGAAAACGATAGGTGGGTGAGATCGGCGCGGCGTGGTGTCAGGCGGCCCGTGGCGGAGAAGGTGCCGGGGTGGTCGGAGAGGTTGGCGTAGATGGGTTCGACGTAGGCCTCGCCGCTTGGCACGTCCAGCTGCACCGTGAAGTCGACGGCGGCGAGGGCCGGGGCGGAGGCTGCGTCGCCTTCGAAGGCGACGGTCAGGGCATCCGTCGCGAGGGTGCCCTGGGGGTTGGCGGCGGCGAGGTCGCGCAGGCCGCCGCGGAAGTGGGCGGTGAACTGCTTGCCAGTGCCCTCGGCGTCGAGGTGGAGGTTCAGTTCACCCGTCACGGAGAAGGACTCGGCGCTCGCGCCTAGCAGGGACTGCAGTGCTTCCAGGGGCAGCGTGTCCGCGTGCGCGTTCAAGGACCAGTCTTCTGGCGTCACGGTGCCCTCGACGAGCACGGTGCCGAGCGTGCGATGCTCGGCCGTGACGCTGACGCTGAGCGCTCGGTCAGATATCGCGTAGGTGATGTCGCCGCGGATCGCCTGCAGTCCGGCCCCGTCGGGACCGGGGTCGATCTGCGCCTCCCGGCAACGGACCTGCACCAAGCTGTAGTCGAGGCGGGCGCAACGGGCGACCAGGCGGCGCAGATCGCCGATGGGCGGCGGCAGGGTGAGGCGGTCGATCTCGACGCGCCCGGCGGCACGCCCCACCCGCGGTGACTCGAGCACGAGCGCGATGCCGC
This Pseudomonadota bacterium DNA region includes the following protein-coding sequences:
- a CDS encoding EF-hand domain-containing protein; the encoded protein is MRPHGNPRSLATLVAAAAIAIPALSTTVSAADVTNYLKKMDRNGDELITRDELAGAPALARHFSSADENGDGALNAEEFEQLLRRPTQEVPTPQ
- a CDS encoding DUF1318 domain-containing protein, coding for MLSRSRAATLAFGALLSAFVVACVTINVYFPEAAAERAADRIIEEVWGPEAGAGNDQTYLAPQGADQTILAAWRERTAIEAQRAAIGLLDLVVPAANAQVSAADLDINTPEVRALTDSMNKRFRDLKPLFDAGAVGLTSDALIDIRDRNAVPLSQRSKLSQLVTAENGDRNRLYAAIAKANGHPEWEDGIRRTFADRWVARASGGWYYRTSSGEWRAK
- a CDS encoding chemotaxis protein CheW is translated as MFDAVETTEEVVEDQAHEQLVFRVADMLLAIPVLQVREIFDRTPLLSLPQAPPEVLGMIDVRSRSIAVIDFSQKLGHGPMEAHEGSRIVVLECNALSPDEDDDAEGSPDDAQLLAILTDGVVGVTALEQADDQHLPTVGERWDATCMTNLGRLPTGEVVIRLDLEVMFGGDDYRVFSARA
- a CDS encoding MFS transporter, whose protein sequence is MTRLRRALVMLILGASGGAIFLLPFLREVFYQPLADALALDNTESGMLMSVFGVTSMLAYLPGGWLADRWSPRWLMSAGLVITGGLGLWLATYPSYAVCLAIHGAWGVSIVLLFWASMMRMTRGWAGEDEQGRAFGWLESTRGVSEIALNSSALALFWVLGSSAGSLAGAITLLSTVVVLLGIACAVCLDDAAAGRAGVDAIGLKEFLVVWRMPTVWLIAVVVLTAYSAYWASFYFTPYAGDVFALSVGAAGAISVGRQWLKPLSAALAGMAADRFGVARTTTALFIVLTVSFGIFVVMPTGGGMLGFVLVNIALAAIAIFGLRGIYFALMEVGGVPQALTGTAVGVISVVGYTPDITMPLIGGWLLDRYPDGLGYRYYYALTAVLTAIGAFAAWRLGAWARKPQALAENTR
- a CDS encoding PilC/PilY family type IV pilus protein, whose translation is MGAQVTRAGIIGKTLAVAAGLSLGAGAALADDAELYQTAGYEFGPDYYANVLFIIDTSGSMNSWVDGDGTTRLDVVQDVAEQFFNDLEYVNVGMMRFDSGYTDPDTFWYIQGGGMVTNAVKDIAVSRDELITNLNNFIADGTTPLSETLFEAAHYMMGWDVYFGNTTYAGLGWWFPDPDFLSPSVPESRDGDTYISPIKECQENHIVILTDGLPVFDFDIDDVVTDWPGFPAECTDNPDVSNGDCLDDIAAYLYENDLYGNETDGFQNIKVHTIGFFQDNSLLEETAERGGGGYYLADDAESLLNVLESIFIDVNETGTTFTSPGVSVNAFDRTTHLDQLYYSVFQATGRTRWVGNLKRYRLGEDTGGGLVVVDADGQPAVEEANGFFREDSRSWWGDEIDGYSVSAGGAATHLTADRNVFTEFGGAVTAMNVDNTELLEYLNQLYPDDDLEDAIEAGMERVIERGGQGLELEDKKQQIEILVDWAVGNDLQDEDNDLELYDARQEMGDPMHSRPLVVTYADGDVEPEAVVFVGTNEGFLHALKGETGEEISSFMPFELLPKLPDWFANAETADRTYGVDGPITAWVRDGGDGEINPGDQVILYFGLRRGGNYYYALDYTDPVAPRLLWKLSGTSPGMAQLGQSWSPFVRTKVETGSFGNSLVQDVLIFGGGYDERHDNYSAWSADSEGNAIYMINAFTGELVWSGSAANTQDTTKETYFADMNNAITGTIRTLDLDNDGLVDRMYAADLGGRVWRLDVHNPREEGDEFKVTGGVMASVGGVESAQPFDNRRFYYAPDLALGAANGSNFFNLTIASGYRAHPKDGTIKDYFYVLRDYYPFLELGNSDDPAAEYVSRYGFTHDTLSEISVLQNDPNALVSGFKLPLVTAAGEKVLAQTRIFQNNALFTSYLPQNELTRGCFAALGSGQLYSVDLSTGGVNVDALDRPGIPPEVVYIFTEDDATGIEPETCFGKLCTDPGGEEQEEGGDGEGEEDDEDDEDDEPGRDIGCVVGPESCEGGDREAPVRTWWVQMNTDEDS